From the Buteo buteo chromosome 1, bButBut1.hap1.1, whole genome shotgun sequence genome, one window contains:
- the PCDH7 gene encoding protocadherin-7 isoform X3, whose translation MRKMRTLLGFVHCCCCCCFLLLLPPPLWVSLAAAKQLLRYRLAEEGPADIRIGNVASDLGIVTGSGEVTFSLESGSDYLKIDNMTGELSTTERRIDREKLPQCQMIFDENECFLDFEVSVIGPSQSWVDLFEGRVIILDINDNTPTFPSPVLTLTVEENRPVGTLYLLPTATDRDFGRNGIERYELLQEPGGDGGRRGGGGGGGGGGGGGAGGAGSAAAAAASESALYPGGSKRRQEAEAAARSSVFELQVADTLDGEKQPQLIVKGALDREQRDSYELSLRVRDGGDPARSSQAILRVLITDVNDNSPRFEKSVYEADLAENSSPGTPILQLRAADLDVGVNGQIEYVFGAATESVRRLLRLDETSGWLSVLHRIDREEVNQLRFTVMARDRGQPPKTDKATVVLNIRDENDNVPTIDIRKIGRIPLRDGVASVAEDVLVDTPIALVQVSDRDQGENGVVTCTVVGDVPFQLKPASEGEGEPQNKRKYFLHTSAPLDYEAVRDYNVVIVAVDSGSPSLSSNNSLLVRVGDTNDNPPVFSQAVLEVSFPENNLPGERVATVVATDADSGKNAEITYSLEASPLSSETPGGIFSIDPDSGDVSVQAVLDREQRDTYEFQVTARDKGVPSLQGSTTVVVRVADRNDNEPRFMQDVFTFYVKENLQPNSPVGMVTVMDFDKGRNAELSLSIQPGDHDQAAGIFSIENDTGTIFSTVSFDREQQTSYTFKVKAVDGGEPPRSATATVSLFVMDENDNAPTVTFPSNSSYTVLPPSSNMRTVVATVVATDADTGLNADLNYSIVGGNPFKLFEIDPASGVVSLVGKLAPKHYGLHRLVVQVNDSGQPPQSTTALLHVFVNESLSNATVVESQVARSLHTPLAQDIAGDPSYELSKQRLSIVIGVVAGIMTVILLILVVVMARYCRSKGKHGYEAGKKDHEDFFTPQQHDKAKKPKKDKKGKKGKQPLYSSIVTVEASKPNGQRYDSVNEKLSDSPGMGRYRSVNGGPGSPDLARHYKSSSPLPTVQLHPQSPTAGKKHQAVQDLPPANTFVGAGDNISIGSDHCSEYSCQASSKYSKQFPPPSHWVWVEVSEWLRGA comes from the coding sequence atgaggaagatGCGGACTCTACTTGGCTTTgtgcattgctgctgctgctgctgcttcttgctcctcctgcctccGCCGCTCTGGGTCAGCCTGGCAGCGGCGAAGCAGCTCCTGAGGTACCGGCTGGCCGAGGAGGGACCCGCCGACATCCGCATCGGCAACGTGGCTTCCGACCTGGGAATCGTGACGGGCTCCGGAGAGGTGACATTCAGCCTGGAATCGGGCTCCGACTATCTCAAGATCGATAACATGACCGGGGAGCTGAGCACCACGGAGCGGCGCATCGACCGCGAGAAGCTGCCGCAGTGCCAGATGATCTTCGACGAGAACGAGTGCTTCCTGGACTTCGAGGTGTCGGTCATCGGCCCCTCGCAGAGCTGGGTGGACCTCTTCGAGGGCCGGGTCATCATCCTGGACATCAACGACAACACCCCCACCTTCCCGTCCCCTGTCCTCACGCTCACCGTGGAGGAGAACCGGCCCGTGGGGACCCTCTACCTGCTCCCCACCGCCACCGACAGGGACTTCGGCCGCAACGGCATCGAGCGCTACGAGCTGCTGCAAGAGCCCGGCGGGGacggcggccgccgcggcggcggcggcggcggcggcggcggcggcggcggcggcgcggggggggcgggctcggccgcggccgcggccgcctCCGAGAGCGCCCTCTACCCCGGCGGCAGCAAGCGGCGGCaggaggcggaggcggcggccCGCAGCAGCGTCTTCGAGCTGCAGGTGGCCGACACCCTCGACGGGGAGAAGCAGCCGCAGCTGATCGTCAAGGGCGCGCTGGACCGGGAGCAGCGGGACTCCTACGAGCTCAGCCTCCGCGTGCGGGACGGCGGCGACCCGGCGCGCTCCTCGCAGGCTATCCTGAGGGTGCTGATCACCGACGTGAACGACAACAGCCCCCGCTTCGAGAAGAGCGTCTACGAGGCGGACCTGGCGGAGAACAGCAGCCCCGGGACCCCCATCCTGCAGCTGCGAGCCGCCGACCTGGACGTGGGGGTGAACGGGCAGATCGAGTACGTCTTCGGGGCGGCCACCGAGTCTGTCAGGCGCCTGCTGCGGCTGGACGAGACCTCCGGCTGGCTCAGCGTCTTGCACCGCATCGACCGGGAGGAGGTGAACCAGCTTCGTTTCACCGTCATGGCCCGAGATCGGGGCCAGCCCCCCAAGACGGACAAGGCCACGGTCGTGCTGAACATCCGCGACGAGAACGACAACGTGCCCACCATCGACATCCGGAAGATCGGGCGCATTCCGCTCCGGGACGGGGTGGCTAGCGTGGCCGAGGACGTGCTAGTGGATACCCCCATCGCCCTAGTGCAGGTGTCGGACCGGGACCAAGGTGAAAACGGCGTGGTGACCTGCACCGTGGTGGGTGACGTGCCCTTCCAGCTCAAGCCGGCCAGCGAGGGCGAAGGGGAGCCGCAGAACAAGCGCAAGTATTTCCTCCACACCTCGGCCCCTCTGGACTACGAGGCTGTCCGTGACTACAATGTGGTGATCGTGGCTGTGGACTCGGGCAGCCCCAGCTTGTCCAGCAACAACTCCTTGCTGGTGCGGGTTGGCGACACTAACGACAACCCTCCCGTGTTcagccaggctgtgctggaAGTCTCCTTCCCGGAGAACAACTTGCCCGGCGAGAGGGTGGCCACGGTGGTCGCCACGGACGCAGACAGTGGCAAGAACGCCGAGATCACCTACTCCCTGGAGGCCTCGCCCCTCTCCTCAGAGACGCCGGGCGGCATCTTCAGCATCGACCCTGACTCCGGGGACGTGTCGGTGCAGGCGGTGCTGGACCGCGAGCAACGTGACACCTACGAGTTCCAGGTGACAGCCCGGGACAAGGGGGTGCCATCGCTGCAGGGCTCCACCACAGTGGTGGTGCGTGTAGCGGATCGCAACGACAACGAGCCACGCTTCATGCAGGATGTGTTCACTTTCTATGTGAAGGAGAACCTGCAGCCCAACAGCCCCGTGGGCATGGTGACCGTGATGGACTTTGACAAGGGCCGCAACGCCGAACTCAGCCTCTCCATCCAGCCTGGTGACCACGATCAGGCAGCCGGCATCTTCTCCATCGAGAATGACACCGGAACTATTTTCTCCACTGTCTCTTTCGACCGGGAGCAGCAGACGAGCTACACTTTTAAGGTGAAGGCAGTGGATGGAGGTGAGCCGCCACGCTCTGCCACTGCCACCGTGTCCCTCTTCGTGATGGACGAGAACGACAACGCACCTACGGTCACCTTCCCCAGCAACAGTTCCTACACTGTGCTGCCACCCTCCAGCAACATGCGCACCGTGGTGGCCACGGTGGTGGCCACCGATGCTGACACCGGTCTCAATGCCGACCTCAACTACAGCATCGTTGGGGGCAACCCCTTCAAACTCTTCGAGATCGACCCAGCCAGTGGTGTGGTGTCGCTGGTGGGCAAGCTGGCCCCCAAGCACTATGGCCTGCACCGCCTCGTGGTGCAGGTGAATGACAGTGGGCAGCCGCCCCAGTCCACCACTGCCCTGCTCCACGTCTTCGTCAACGAAAGCCTGTCCAATGCCACCGTGGTGGAGAGCCAGGTGGCCCGCAGCCTCCACACGCCCCTAGCCCAGGACATCGCTGGTGACCCCAGCTACGAGCTGAGCAAGCAGCGGCTTAGCATAGTCATCGGCGTGGTGGCTGGCATCATGACCGTCATCCTCCTCATCCTGGTGGTAGTCATGGCCCGCTACTGCCGCTCCAAGGGCAAACATGGCTATGAGGCCGGCAAGAAGGACCACGAGGACTTCTTCACCCCGCAGCAGCACGACAAGGCCAAGAAGCCCAAGAAGGACAAGAAAGGCAAGAAGGGCAAGCAGCCCCTCTACAGCAGCATCGTCACCGTCGAGGCTTCCAAGCCCAACGGGCAGCGCTACGACAGCGTCAACGAGAAGCTCTCGGACAGCCCTGGCATGGGGCGGTACCGCTCGGTCAACGGCGGCCCGGGCAGCCCCGACCTGGCCAGGCACTACAAGTCCAGCTCGCCGCTGCCCACCGTCCAGCTGCACCCGCAGTCCCCCACCGCCGGCAAAAAGCACCAGGCCGTGCAGGACCTGCCCCCGGCCAACACCTTCGTGGGCGCCGGCGACAACATCTCCATCGGGTCGGACCACTGCTCCGAGTACAGCTGCCAGGCCAGCAGCAAGTACAGCAAACAG
- the PCDH7 gene encoding protocadherin-7 isoform X2 encodes MRKMRTLLGFVHCCCCCCFLLLLPPPLWVSLAAAKQLLRYRLAEEGPADIRIGNVASDLGIVTGSGEVTFSLESGSDYLKIDNMTGELSTTERRIDREKLPQCQMIFDENECFLDFEVSVIGPSQSWVDLFEGRVIILDINDNTPTFPSPVLTLTVEENRPVGTLYLLPTATDRDFGRNGIERYELLQEPGGDGGRRGGGGGGGGGGGGGAGGAGSAAAAAASESALYPGGSKRRQEAEAAARSSVFELQVADTLDGEKQPQLIVKGALDREQRDSYELSLRVRDGGDPARSSQAILRVLITDVNDNSPRFEKSVYEADLAENSSPGTPILQLRAADLDVGVNGQIEYVFGAATESVRRLLRLDETSGWLSVLHRIDREEVNQLRFTVMARDRGQPPKTDKATVVLNIRDENDNVPTIDIRKIGRIPLRDGVASVAEDVLVDTPIALVQVSDRDQGENGVVTCTVVGDVPFQLKPASEGEGEPQNKRKYFLHTSAPLDYEAVRDYNVVIVAVDSGSPSLSSNNSLLVRVGDTNDNPPVFSQAVLEVSFPENNLPGERVATVVATDADSGKNAEITYSLEASPLSSETPGGIFSIDPDSGDVSVQAVLDREQRDTYEFQVTARDKGVPSLQGSTTVVVRVADRNDNEPRFMQDVFTFYVKENLQPNSPVGMVTVMDFDKGRNAELSLSIQPGDHDQAAGIFSIENDTGTIFSTVSFDREQQTSYTFKVKAVDGGEPPRSATATVSLFVMDENDNAPTVTFPSNSSYTVLPPSSNMRTVVATVVATDADTGLNADLNYSIVGGNPFKLFEIDPASGVVSLVGKLAPKHYGLHRLVVQVNDSGQPPQSTTALLHVFVNESLSNATVVESQVARSLHTPLAQDIAGDPSYELSKQRLSIVIGVVAGIMTVILLILVVVMARYCRSKGKHGYEAGKKDHEDFFTPQQHDKAKKPKKDKKGKKGKQPLYSSIVTVEASKPNGQRYDSVNEKLSDSPGMGRYRSVNGGPGSPDLARHYKSSSPLPTVQLHPQSPTAGKKHQAVQDLPPANTFVGAGDNISIGSDHCSEYSCQASSKYSKQVDTVQTTQHPGHIEESCKMNVCARK; translated from the coding sequence atgaggaagatGCGGACTCTACTTGGCTTTgtgcattgctgctgctgctgctgcttcttgctcctcctgcctccGCCGCTCTGGGTCAGCCTGGCAGCGGCGAAGCAGCTCCTGAGGTACCGGCTGGCCGAGGAGGGACCCGCCGACATCCGCATCGGCAACGTGGCTTCCGACCTGGGAATCGTGACGGGCTCCGGAGAGGTGACATTCAGCCTGGAATCGGGCTCCGACTATCTCAAGATCGATAACATGACCGGGGAGCTGAGCACCACGGAGCGGCGCATCGACCGCGAGAAGCTGCCGCAGTGCCAGATGATCTTCGACGAGAACGAGTGCTTCCTGGACTTCGAGGTGTCGGTCATCGGCCCCTCGCAGAGCTGGGTGGACCTCTTCGAGGGCCGGGTCATCATCCTGGACATCAACGACAACACCCCCACCTTCCCGTCCCCTGTCCTCACGCTCACCGTGGAGGAGAACCGGCCCGTGGGGACCCTCTACCTGCTCCCCACCGCCACCGACAGGGACTTCGGCCGCAACGGCATCGAGCGCTACGAGCTGCTGCAAGAGCCCGGCGGGGacggcggccgccgcggcggcggcggcggcggcggcggcggcggcggcggcggcgcggggggggcgggctcggccgcggccgcggccgcctCCGAGAGCGCCCTCTACCCCGGCGGCAGCAAGCGGCGGCaggaggcggaggcggcggccCGCAGCAGCGTCTTCGAGCTGCAGGTGGCCGACACCCTCGACGGGGAGAAGCAGCCGCAGCTGATCGTCAAGGGCGCGCTGGACCGGGAGCAGCGGGACTCCTACGAGCTCAGCCTCCGCGTGCGGGACGGCGGCGACCCGGCGCGCTCCTCGCAGGCTATCCTGAGGGTGCTGATCACCGACGTGAACGACAACAGCCCCCGCTTCGAGAAGAGCGTCTACGAGGCGGACCTGGCGGAGAACAGCAGCCCCGGGACCCCCATCCTGCAGCTGCGAGCCGCCGACCTGGACGTGGGGGTGAACGGGCAGATCGAGTACGTCTTCGGGGCGGCCACCGAGTCTGTCAGGCGCCTGCTGCGGCTGGACGAGACCTCCGGCTGGCTCAGCGTCTTGCACCGCATCGACCGGGAGGAGGTGAACCAGCTTCGTTTCACCGTCATGGCCCGAGATCGGGGCCAGCCCCCCAAGACGGACAAGGCCACGGTCGTGCTGAACATCCGCGACGAGAACGACAACGTGCCCACCATCGACATCCGGAAGATCGGGCGCATTCCGCTCCGGGACGGGGTGGCTAGCGTGGCCGAGGACGTGCTAGTGGATACCCCCATCGCCCTAGTGCAGGTGTCGGACCGGGACCAAGGTGAAAACGGCGTGGTGACCTGCACCGTGGTGGGTGACGTGCCCTTCCAGCTCAAGCCGGCCAGCGAGGGCGAAGGGGAGCCGCAGAACAAGCGCAAGTATTTCCTCCACACCTCGGCCCCTCTGGACTACGAGGCTGTCCGTGACTACAATGTGGTGATCGTGGCTGTGGACTCGGGCAGCCCCAGCTTGTCCAGCAACAACTCCTTGCTGGTGCGGGTTGGCGACACTAACGACAACCCTCCCGTGTTcagccaggctgtgctggaAGTCTCCTTCCCGGAGAACAACTTGCCCGGCGAGAGGGTGGCCACGGTGGTCGCCACGGACGCAGACAGTGGCAAGAACGCCGAGATCACCTACTCCCTGGAGGCCTCGCCCCTCTCCTCAGAGACGCCGGGCGGCATCTTCAGCATCGACCCTGACTCCGGGGACGTGTCGGTGCAGGCGGTGCTGGACCGCGAGCAACGTGACACCTACGAGTTCCAGGTGACAGCCCGGGACAAGGGGGTGCCATCGCTGCAGGGCTCCACCACAGTGGTGGTGCGTGTAGCGGATCGCAACGACAACGAGCCACGCTTCATGCAGGATGTGTTCACTTTCTATGTGAAGGAGAACCTGCAGCCCAACAGCCCCGTGGGCATGGTGACCGTGATGGACTTTGACAAGGGCCGCAACGCCGAACTCAGCCTCTCCATCCAGCCTGGTGACCACGATCAGGCAGCCGGCATCTTCTCCATCGAGAATGACACCGGAACTATTTTCTCCACTGTCTCTTTCGACCGGGAGCAGCAGACGAGCTACACTTTTAAGGTGAAGGCAGTGGATGGAGGTGAGCCGCCACGCTCTGCCACTGCCACCGTGTCCCTCTTCGTGATGGACGAGAACGACAACGCACCTACGGTCACCTTCCCCAGCAACAGTTCCTACACTGTGCTGCCACCCTCCAGCAACATGCGCACCGTGGTGGCCACGGTGGTGGCCACCGATGCTGACACCGGTCTCAATGCCGACCTCAACTACAGCATCGTTGGGGGCAACCCCTTCAAACTCTTCGAGATCGACCCAGCCAGTGGTGTGGTGTCGCTGGTGGGCAAGCTGGCCCCCAAGCACTATGGCCTGCACCGCCTCGTGGTGCAGGTGAATGACAGTGGGCAGCCGCCCCAGTCCACCACTGCCCTGCTCCACGTCTTCGTCAACGAAAGCCTGTCCAATGCCACCGTGGTGGAGAGCCAGGTGGCCCGCAGCCTCCACACGCCCCTAGCCCAGGACATCGCTGGTGACCCCAGCTACGAGCTGAGCAAGCAGCGGCTTAGCATAGTCATCGGCGTGGTGGCTGGCATCATGACCGTCATCCTCCTCATCCTGGTGGTAGTCATGGCCCGCTACTGCCGCTCCAAGGGCAAACATGGCTATGAGGCCGGCAAGAAGGACCACGAGGACTTCTTCACCCCGCAGCAGCACGACAAGGCCAAGAAGCCCAAGAAGGACAAGAAAGGCAAGAAGGGCAAGCAGCCCCTCTACAGCAGCATCGTCACCGTCGAGGCTTCCAAGCCCAACGGGCAGCGCTACGACAGCGTCAACGAGAAGCTCTCGGACAGCCCTGGCATGGGGCGGTACCGCTCGGTCAACGGCGGCCCGGGCAGCCCCGACCTGGCCAGGCACTACAAGTCCAGCTCGCCGCTGCCCACCGTCCAGCTGCACCCGCAGTCCCCCACCGCCGGCAAAAAGCACCAGGCCGTGCAGGACCTGCCCCCGGCCAACACCTTCGTGGGCGCCGGCGACAACATCTCCATCGGGTCGGACCACTGCTCCGAGTACAGCTGCCAGGCCAGCAGCAAGTACAGCAAACAG
- the PCDH7 gene encoding protocadherin-7 isoform X4, with the protein MRKMRTLLGFVHCCCCCCFLLLLPPPLWVSLAAAKQLLRYRLAEEGPADIRIGNVASDLGIVTGSGEVTFSLESGSDYLKIDNMTGELSTTERRIDREKLPQCQMIFDENECFLDFEVSVIGPSQSWVDLFEGRVIILDINDNTPTFPSPVLTLTVEENRPVGTLYLLPTATDRDFGRNGIERYELLQEPGGDGGRRGGGGGGGGGGGGGAGGAGSAAAAAASESALYPGGSKRRQEAEAAARSSVFELQVADTLDGEKQPQLIVKGALDREQRDSYELSLRVRDGGDPARSSQAILRVLITDVNDNSPRFEKSVYEADLAENSSPGTPILQLRAADLDVGVNGQIEYVFGAATESVRRLLRLDETSGWLSVLHRIDREEVNQLRFTVMARDRGQPPKTDKATVVLNIRDENDNVPTIDIRKIGRIPLRDGVASVAEDVLVDTPIALVQVSDRDQGENGVVTCTVVGDVPFQLKPASEGEGEPQNKRKYFLHTSAPLDYEAVRDYNVVIVAVDSGSPSLSSNNSLLVRVGDTNDNPPVFSQAVLEVSFPENNLPGERVATVVATDADSGKNAEITYSLEASPLSSETPGGIFSIDPDSGDVSVQAVLDREQRDTYEFQVTARDKGVPSLQGSTTVVVRVADRNDNEPRFMQDVFTFYVKENLQPNSPVGMVTVMDFDKGRNAELSLSIQPGDHDQAAGIFSIENDTGTIFSTVSFDREQQTSYTFKVKAVDGGEPPRSATATVSLFVMDENDNAPTVTFPSNSSYTVLPPSSNMRTVVATVVATDADTGLNADLNYSIVGGNPFKLFEIDPASGVVSLVGKLAPKHYGLHRLVVQVNDSGQPPQSTTALLHVFVNESLSNATVVESQVARSLHTPLAQDIAGDPSYELSKQRLSIVIGVVAGIMTVILLILVVVMARYCRSKGKHGYEAGKKDHEDFFTPQQHDKAKKPKKDKKGKKGKQPLYSSIVTVEASKPNGQRYDSVNEKLSDSPGMGRYRSVNGGPGSPDLARHYKSSSPLPTVQLHPQSPTAGKKHQAVQDLPPANTFVGAGDNISIGSDHCSEYSCQASSKYSKQDIYCLLDLSLH; encoded by the coding sequence atgaggaagatGCGGACTCTACTTGGCTTTgtgcattgctgctgctgctgctgcttcttgctcctcctgcctccGCCGCTCTGGGTCAGCCTGGCAGCGGCGAAGCAGCTCCTGAGGTACCGGCTGGCCGAGGAGGGACCCGCCGACATCCGCATCGGCAACGTGGCTTCCGACCTGGGAATCGTGACGGGCTCCGGAGAGGTGACATTCAGCCTGGAATCGGGCTCCGACTATCTCAAGATCGATAACATGACCGGGGAGCTGAGCACCACGGAGCGGCGCATCGACCGCGAGAAGCTGCCGCAGTGCCAGATGATCTTCGACGAGAACGAGTGCTTCCTGGACTTCGAGGTGTCGGTCATCGGCCCCTCGCAGAGCTGGGTGGACCTCTTCGAGGGCCGGGTCATCATCCTGGACATCAACGACAACACCCCCACCTTCCCGTCCCCTGTCCTCACGCTCACCGTGGAGGAGAACCGGCCCGTGGGGACCCTCTACCTGCTCCCCACCGCCACCGACAGGGACTTCGGCCGCAACGGCATCGAGCGCTACGAGCTGCTGCAAGAGCCCGGCGGGGacggcggccgccgcggcggcggcggcggcggcggcggcggcggcggcggcggcgcggggggggcgggctcggccgcggccgcggccgcctCCGAGAGCGCCCTCTACCCCGGCGGCAGCAAGCGGCGGCaggaggcggaggcggcggccCGCAGCAGCGTCTTCGAGCTGCAGGTGGCCGACACCCTCGACGGGGAGAAGCAGCCGCAGCTGATCGTCAAGGGCGCGCTGGACCGGGAGCAGCGGGACTCCTACGAGCTCAGCCTCCGCGTGCGGGACGGCGGCGACCCGGCGCGCTCCTCGCAGGCTATCCTGAGGGTGCTGATCACCGACGTGAACGACAACAGCCCCCGCTTCGAGAAGAGCGTCTACGAGGCGGACCTGGCGGAGAACAGCAGCCCCGGGACCCCCATCCTGCAGCTGCGAGCCGCCGACCTGGACGTGGGGGTGAACGGGCAGATCGAGTACGTCTTCGGGGCGGCCACCGAGTCTGTCAGGCGCCTGCTGCGGCTGGACGAGACCTCCGGCTGGCTCAGCGTCTTGCACCGCATCGACCGGGAGGAGGTGAACCAGCTTCGTTTCACCGTCATGGCCCGAGATCGGGGCCAGCCCCCCAAGACGGACAAGGCCACGGTCGTGCTGAACATCCGCGACGAGAACGACAACGTGCCCACCATCGACATCCGGAAGATCGGGCGCATTCCGCTCCGGGACGGGGTGGCTAGCGTGGCCGAGGACGTGCTAGTGGATACCCCCATCGCCCTAGTGCAGGTGTCGGACCGGGACCAAGGTGAAAACGGCGTGGTGACCTGCACCGTGGTGGGTGACGTGCCCTTCCAGCTCAAGCCGGCCAGCGAGGGCGAAGGGGAGCCGCAGAACAAGCGCAAGTATTTCCTCCACACCTCGGCCCCTCTGGACTACGAGGCTGTCCGTGACTACAATGTGGTGATCGTGGCTGTGGACTCGGGCAGCCCCAGCTTGTCCAGCAACAACTCCTTGCTGGTGCGGGTTGGCGACACTAACGACAACCCTCCCGTGTTcagccaggctgtgctggaAGTCTCCTTCCCGGAGAACAACTTGCCCGGCGAGAGGGTGGCCACGGTGGTCGCCACGGACGCAGACAGTGGCAAGAACGCCGAGATCACCTACTCCCTGGAGGCCTCGCCCCTCTCCTCAGAGACGCCGGGCGGCATCTTCAGCATCGACCCTGACTCCGGGGACGTGTCGGTGCAGGCGGTGCTGGACCGCGAGCAACGTGACACCTACGAGTTCCAGGTGACAGCCCGGGACAAGGGGGTGCCATCGCTGCAGGGCTCCACCACAGTGGTGGTGCGTGTAGCGGATCGCAACGACAACGAGCCACGCTTCATGCAGGATGTGTTCACTTTCTATGTGAAGGAGAACCTGCAGCCCAACAGCCCCGTGGGCATGGTGACCGTGATGGACTTTGACAAGGGCCGCAACGCCGAACTCAGCCTCTCCATCCAGCCTGGTGACCACGATCAGGCAGCCGGCATCTTCTCCATCGAGAATGACACCGGAACTATTTTCTCCACTGTCTCTTTCGACCGGGAGCAGCAGACGAGCTACACTTTTAAGGTGAAGGCAGTGGATGGAGGTGAGCCGCCACGCTCTGCCACTGCCACCGTGTCCCTCTTCGTGATGGACGAGAACGACAACGCACCTACGGTCACCTTCCCCAGCAACAGTTCCTACACTGTGCTGCCACCCTCCAGCAACATGCGCACCGTGGTGGCCACGGTGGTGGCCACCGATGCTGACACCGGTCTCAATGCCGACCTCAACTACAGCATCGTTGGGGGCAACCCCTTCAAACTCTTCGAGATCGACCCAGCCAGTGGTGTGGTGTCGCTGGTGGGCAAGCTGGCCCCCAAGCACTATGGCCTGCACCGCCTCGTGGTGCAGGTGAATGACAGTGGGCAGCCGCCCCAGTCCACCACTGCCCTGCTCCACGTCTTCGTCAACGAAAGCCTGTCCAATGCCACCGTGGTGGAGAGCCAGGTGGCCCGCAGCCTCCACACGCCCCTAGCCCAGGACATCGCTGGTGACCCCAGCTACGAGCTGAGCAAGCAGCGGCTTAGCATAGTCATCGGCGTGGTGGCTGGCATCATGACCGTCATCCTCCTCATCCTGGTGGTAGTCATGGCCCGCTACTGCCGCTCCAAGGGCAAACATGGCTATGAGGCCGGCAAGAAGGACCACGAGGACTTCTTCACCCCGCAGCAGCACGACAAGGCCAAGAAGCCCAAGAAGGACAAGAAAGGCAAGAAGGGCAAGCAGCCCCTCTACAGCAGCATCGTCACCGTCGAGGCTTCCAAGCCCAACGGGCAGCGCTACGACAGCGTCAACGAGAAGCTCTCGGACAGCCCTGGCATGGGGCGGTACCGCTCGGTCAACGGCGGCCCGGGCAGCCCCGACCTGGCCAGGCACTACAAGTCCAGCTCGCCGCTGCCCACCGTCCAGCTGCACCCGCAGTCCCCCACCGCCGGCAAAAAGCACCAGGCCGTGCAGGACCTGCCCCCGGCCAACACCTTCGTGGGCGCCGGCGACAACATCTCCATCGGGTCGGACCACTGCTCCGAGTACAGCTGCCAGGCCAGCAGCAAGTACAGCAAACAG